A single window of Streptomyces aquilus DNA harbors:
- the aroA gene encoding 3-phosphoshikimate 1-carboxyvinyltransferase, whose amino-acid sequence MALNPADTPLWPAPHASGAVDATVHVPGSKSVTNRALVLAALASEPGWLRRPLRSRDTLLMAAALREMGVGIEEGVGPDGTGETWRVLPAGLRGPATVNVGNAGTVMRFLPPVAALADGPVRFDGDPRSYERPLNGVIDALRVLGARIDDDGRGALPLTVHGSGALDGGPVEIDASSSSQFVSALLLSGPRFNQGVEVRHIGASLPSLPHIRMTVDMLRAVGAQVDTPESGGEPNVWRVTPGALLGRDLTIEPDLSNAQPFLAAALVTGGKVVIPDWPARTTQPGDKLREIFTEMGGSCELTEYGLVFTGSGAIHGIDVDLSEVGELTPGIAAVAALADSPSTLRGVAHLRLHETDRLAALTKEINELGGDVTETADGLHIRPRALHGGTFHTYEDHRMATAGAIIGLAVEGVQIENVATTAKTLPDFPELWTGMLGA is encoded by the coding sequence ATGGCTTTGAACCCCGCAGACACCCCCCTCTGGCCCGCCCCCCACGCAAGCGGAGCCGTCGACGCAACGGTCCACGTCCCGGGGTCGAAGTCCGTCACCAACCGCGCCTTGGTCCTCGCGGCCCTCGCCTCGGAGCCCGGCTGGCTGCGCCGCCCCCTCCGCTCCCGCGACACCCTCCTCATGGCGGCCGCCCTCCGCGAGATGGGCGTGGGCATCGAGGAGGGCGTGGGCCCCGACGGCACCGGTGAGACCTGGCGCGTCCTGCCCGCCGGCCTCCGCGGCCCGGCCACGGTGAACGTCGGCAACGCCGGCACCGTCATGCGCTTCCTGCCCCCCGTCGCCGCCCTCGCCGACGGCCCCGTCCGCTTCGACGGCGACCCCCGGTCGTACGAGCGCCCCCTGAACGGCGTCATCGACGCCCTCCGCGTCCTCGGCGCCCGGATCGACGACGACGGCCGTGGCGCGCTGCCGCTGACGGTCCACGGCTCAGGCGCGCTGGACGGCGGCCCGGTGGAGATCGACGCGTCGAGCTCGTCCCAGTTCGTGAGCGCGCTGCTGCTGTCCGGCCCGCGCTTCAACCAGGGCGTCGAGGTCCGCCACATCGGCGCCAGCCTCCCCTCCCTCCCCCACATCCGCATGACCGTCGACATGCTGCGCGCGGTCGGTGCCCAGGTGGACACCCCGGAGTCGGGCGGCGAGCCGAACGTCTGGCGGGTGACGCCGGGCGCGCTGCTCGGCCGCGATCTGACCATCGAGCCGGACCTCTCCAACGCCCAGCCGTTCCTGGCGGCGGCCTTGGTGACCGGCGGCAAGGTGGTGATCCCGGACTGGCCGGCCCGCACCACGCAGCCCGGTGACAAGCTGCGGGAGATCTTCACCGAGATGGGCGGTTCCTGCGAACTCACCGAGTACGGGCTGGTGTTCACCGGTTCGGGTGCGATCCACGGCATCGACGTCGACCTGAGCGAGGTCGGCGAGCTGACCCCGGGCATCGCGGCGGTCGCCGCCCTCGCCGACTCCCCCTCGACCCTGCGCGGCGTGGCCCACCTCCGCCTGCACGAGACGGACCGGCTGGCCGCGCTCACCAAGGAGATCAACGAACTCGGCGGTGACGTCACCGAGACCGCCGACGGCCTCCACATCCGCCCGCGCGCCCTGCACGGCGGCACCTTCCACACCTACGAGGACCACCGCATGGCGACGGCCGGCGCGATCATCGGCCTCGCGGTCGAGGGCGTCCAGATCGAGAACGTGGCGACGACGGCCAAGACGCTGCCGGACTTCCCCGAGTTGTGGACCGGGATGCTCGGGGCTTAG
- a CDS encoding SOS response-associated peptidase: MCGRYAASRRPEDLAGIFEIEQWEPEETLAPDYNVAPTKEVYAVLDRPLKDAEDPQPVRQLRKLKWGLVPSWSKTPEGAARMINARAETVHEKPSYKRAFSSRRCIIPADGYYEWVTAAAERELEVEGKKKRPRKQPYFVLPADGSVFAMAGLYEFWRDKTLPDDHPQAWWVTCSVITTEAETGPLAVAPADGPRALADIHPRMPLMLTPDRWDSWLDPSRTDVEDLRSLLAPPPPGLMRAYPVSTAVSNVRNNGPELLKELDGPEEGTLF; this comes from the coding sequence ATGTGCGGACGGTATGCAGCGAGTCGTAGGCCCGAGGATCTCGCAGGAATCTTTGAGATCGAGCAGTGGGAGCCCGAGGAGACGTTGGCCCCCGACTACAACGTGGCCCCGACCAAGGAGGTCTACGCCGTCCTCGACCGTCCTCTTAAGGACGCCGAGGATCCGCAGCCGGTTCGGCAGCTCCGCAAGCTGAAGTGGGGACTGGTGCCGAGCTGGTCCAAGACCCCCGAGGGCGCCGCCCGGATGATCAACGCGCGCGCCGAGACCGTCCACGAGAAGCCCTCGTACAAGCGGGCCTTCTCCTCGCGCCGCTGCATCATCCCCGCCGACGGCTACTACGAGTGGGTCACCGCAGCCGCCGAGCGGGAGCTGGAGGTCGAGGGGAAGAAGAAGCGGCCGCGCAAGCAGCCGTACTTCGTGCTGCCCGCCGACGGGTCGGTGTTCGCGATGGCCGGGCTGTACGAGTTCTGGCGGGACAAGACCCTGCCCGACGACCATCCGCAGGCCTGGTGGGTGACCTGCTCGGTGATCACGACCGAGGCCGAGACCGGCCCGCTCGCCGTGGCCCCCGCCGACGGACCGCGCGCCCTCGCCGACATCCACCCCCGGATGCCGCTGATGCTGACGCCGGACCGCTGGGACTCCTGGCTGGACCCGTCCCGTACGGACGTCGAGGACCTGCGGTCCCTCCTCGCGCCGCCCCCGCCCGGCCTCATGCGCGCCTACCCCGTCTCCACCGCCGTCAGCAACGTCCGCAACAACGGGCCGGAGCTGCTGAAGGAGCTGGACGGGCCCGAGGAGGGCACACTCTTCTGA
- a CDS encoding alpha/beta family hydrolase, whose translation MTTTEIVSTDAGDARITWHRATKKARFVLAVSHGAGGGIEARDLQALAQTLPGHGVTVALVEQPWRVAGKKLAPAPRTLDIGWRGIWPAVAEPGLPVISGGRSAGARVACRTAVELGAAAVLALSFPLHPPGKPEKSRAEELLGAGVPTLVVQGGNDPFGKPDEFPAGGAYELVEVPYGDHGFAVPKRAGIGQDEAVTVITDAVLKWAQSLG comes from the coding sequence GTGACCACCACTGAGATCGTCAGCACCGACGCCGGGGACGCCCGCATCACCTGGCACCGGGCCACGAAGAAGGCGCGGTTCGTGCTCGCCGTCAGCCACGGGGCGGGCGGTGGCATCGAGGCGCGGGACCTTCAGGCCCTCGCGCAGACCCTGCCTGGCCACGGCGTGACCGTCGCCCTCGTCGAGCAGCCCTGGCGGGTGGCCGGGAAGAAGCTGGCGCCCGCGCCCAGGACCCTCGACATCGGCTGGCGCGGGATCTGGCCCGCGGTCGCGGAGCCGGGGCTCCCGGTCATCTCCGGCGGACGCAGTGCGGGGGCCCGGGTCGCCTGTCGTACGGCCGTGGAGCTGGGCGCCGCCGCGGTGCTCGCCCTCAGCTTTCCGCTGCATCCGCCGGGCAAGCCGGAGAAATCGCGCGCCGAGGAGCTGCTCGGGGCCGGGGTGCCCACGCTCGTCGTCCAAGGAGGCAACGACCCCTTCGGGAAGCCGGACGAGTTCCCGGCCGGTGGCGCTTACGAGCTGGTCGAGGTGCCGTACGGCGATCATGGGTTCGCCGTGCCGAAGCGGGCGGGGATCGGTCAGGACGAGGCCGTGACGGTCATCACGGACGCGGTCTTGAAGTGGGCCCAGTCACTCGGGTAA
- a CDS encoding M50 family metallopeptidase: MDTSTASSLWDELVGTQPDPDLWVVLATLVAALAIVVPHTLWRVSRNAITIAHEGGHGLVALLTGRTLTGIRLHSDTSGLTVSKGKPYGIGMILTASAGYTAPPLLGLGGAALLAAGRITLLLWVATALLVAMLVMIRNAYGALTVILTGGTFVVVSWLAGPQVQAAFAYAVVWFLLLGGVRPAFELQAKRARGGAGDSDADQLSRLTHVPAGLWLFLFHAVSLCSLIGGGRWLLAV; the protein is encoded by the coding sequence ATGGACACCAGTACCGCGTCCTCTCTCTGGGACGAGCTCGTCGGGACCCAGCCCGACCCCGATCTGTGGGTGGTTCTCGCCACCCTGGTCGCGGCGCTCGCCATAGTCGTCCCGCACACCCTGTGGCGGGTCTCCCGCAACGCCATCACCATCGCCCACGAGGGCGGCCACGGCCTGGTCGCCCTGCTCACGGGCCGCACGCTGACCGGCATCCGGCTGCACTCCGACACCAGCGGCCTGACCGTCAGCAAGGGCAAGCCGTACGGCATCGGCATGATCCTCACCGCCTCCGCCGGCTACACCGCGCCCCCGCTGCTGGGCCTCGGCGGCGCCGCCCTCCTCGCCGCGGGCCGCATCACCCTCCTCCTGTGGGTGGCCACGGCCCTCCTGGTGGCGATGCTGGTGATGATCCGCAACGCGTACGGCGCCCTGACGGTGATCCTCACGGGCGGCACGTTCGTGGTGGTGTCGTGGCTGGCGGGCCCCCAGGTGCAGGCGGCGTTCGCGTACGCGGTGGTGTGGTTCCTGCTGCTGGGCGGGGTGCGCCCGGCGTTCGAGTTGCAGGCGAAGAGGGCGCGGGGCGGGGCCGGGGACTCCGATGCGGATCAGTTGTCCCGCCTGACGCACGTACCGGCAGGTCTGTGGCTGTTCCTGTTCCACGCGGTCTCGCTGTGCTCGTTGATAGGTGGGGGCCGCTGGTTGCTGGCGGTATGA